GTGTGTAAACATTCTCATTTAAGGAATGCTAATAAACCTCAGGCCTTTCTCAGTCTGAAAAACTTTTgctctgggccctgcctccctAAATACTGCCCCAATGTCCAGAGGGGAAGCAGGTAGGGCTCAAAGCTACGTGGAGCCCTAGAGCTCTTAACCCAGGGCTGGTTGAGGAGGGTGGACCCCGCACTTGCAGCTCCTCTGCTACAGCTCCCTTTGCATACACCCGCCCCCTTATACACCTCCAAGCATGCCTCACACTTCTGAAACTCCTCTGCGACTTGACTCAGGAGAATGTCTCCCCTGGAATGCTCCTCCCTATCTGCCTTCAAGTGTCTGGGTGTCAAAAAGAGTGTATTGTGATGCCCTCTCCCTCTCATGCTCGCTCATATCTCCTTCATTCCCAAGTCCCTTCCCAGGCCCCCAACCACCTTCCTGGGCTGCTTTAGCCAGGGAAGTGATTCTAACTTGGAAcctggtctgggtgtgtgtgtgtgtgagaagcggggggggggggggggggcggcggggggcgggatACTCTCAAGAGGACACCTTCAAAGAAAGCCTCAACTGGATTCAGCTTCTAAGCCCCAGTCGTTCGAACCTGTGCGACAATGCTCGGCAGTCCCTTCCCTTCTTTGGGTCTCCTCGTGAATAACCTGCACTCCAACACATAAGGTGTGAGGCCCTCTGACCCCAATTCAgtcttaggcagtggttctcaatctcctggccctttaaatacagttcctcatgttgtgacccaaccataaaattattttcgttgctacctcataactgtcatgttgctactgttatgaatcgtcatgtaaatatctgatatgcaggatggtcttaggcgacccctgtgaaagggtcgttcgaccgccaaaggggtcgcgacccaccggttgagaaccgctggttaggCCAGACTATAAAGCCCGGACCTGGACCGCCCCACCCAGCCTCTTGCCTTCCCGCCCAGTCGCCAACACAAGGCAGCCTCCAAGGGAGAGGTCGTGACCCTTACCCGTCCGTAAACGTCCCCCTTGAAAGTTTCAGCACGGCTGCAGCCGGCACCTACAGAGCTGCGGTCGCTGGCCGCCACCCTTTTCTTGCAGCCCGCGTGAGCAAAGAACAGGCGGAGGCTCCTTTAAGACCGGGACCTGCTCGGCTAGGCCCGGGCTCCCCCAATAAACGCACGAGGCGTGGCCCTGCCCAATGAGGTCAGCGATGCGCCAAGAGCGCGCCGCTCCTAGACTTGGACGGGGCCTTTGTCGGTTGGTCCCGCCCATTCAAGCTCTACGCCAATGGTGAGCGGCGGCGGTGGCGAGCGCGTCACCAATGGGGAGCGGGGCTGCGCGCGTGGCGCGACGGGAACTACTTTCAGTTAGTGAGCGTACATTGGCTACCGTCACCACAAGCGGGAGCGGGAGTCGGTTGGAAATGGTGAGTGCCGCCCTCTGCCGCGCCCCTTTTCTAGAGGCCAAGCCCTTAACCTGGTCtaggccttccttctgtcttttcCGTGCGGTTCTTGGCTTCAGCATGTCCCTCCTTACTCTGTTATCTTTCTCCGAAGGATCCGAAGAAACCCCAGCTTCCTCGCGGGGCCTTTTCGCTGCCTCCTCTTAACCCTCAGCCGGCCCGCAGCCGCCCCCCGTTCATGCGTGGCCCTCTGGCCAAACTGTTCCAGGCCAAAGAAGACACCGAACCTCCGAAGGTCTGACCCCTCTTAGACCCACAGTGTTTGGGGGGAGGTTTATGATATTTGTTAACgctcattttgaaatttaaatgtagGGCCATTCGGGAGACGCTCTGACCTGCttggggaaggcagagagagatatgCCCAATGGATTGAGTTTTATTATTTGATATTGACAGAATGTACATCTTAATAATATTTGGCCAAATCTAGAAGTAATCAGAACTGATACTTAGAGGGAAACGGAGTACCGCGAGTGGCCGTTGTAAGGACATTCTAGTGGGCAAACTAGGCctgcgggccggatacggcccgtttgaaatgaataaaactaaaaaaaaaaaaagactgtacccgtttatgtaatgatgtttactttgaatttatattagttcacacaaacactccatccatgcttttgttccggccttccggtccagtttaagaacccattgtggccctcgagtcaaaaagtttgctcacccctctAGAATTAGAATTCAGGAAATGTTTATCATCTGTACAGTTATCCACACTCTGATTCTTAGCTAGCTTTTGGTCCTTGCTTCTAGAAACAATAGTAAacagagggagggatagaggtgCATGGAAAGATTGTTATCCCCAATAAACCCTATTATCTCTCCAATTAAGCAAAGCTTTGGGATTGGCTggtataaagtattttaaaagcatatatggttgtgtttattttatgtaatatatgGACTACGTTACATAATATTGTGCTTATGTGTTTGTAACCCATCTAAAGGCTGCTGCTAGCCATAAGAAGACAAACGTGGCATCATCTTCCCAGCCAAAAAGAATGACTCCTAAACTGGAGTTTAATGCACAGCAGATACAGGAGCTCCGCCAAGCTTTTGATCTCTTCGATACTGATTCAACTGGGACCATTGATGTTAGAGAGCTCAAGGCAAGATCTGTACATTCCTGCtctgcctcctttcctttcctgtgcCTCTTTGTCATCTTTCCTTGTCACCACTCTTCTCCCATTGTCCTCTTCTCCCTGAAAAAAGTAACAAGGGAAGAATACATTGTGCTGTTTTCCTATCTTTACTTCAAGTGTGATTCAATAAAATGAGTGCAGATGCTGGCTTAATGCTCCCAACACTGTCATTTTTGCTCTTGCTGTATTTGCATGTGTATATTGAGATATTCCTGTTTTCATTGTAGGTGGTGTTGAGAGCAATGGGCTTTGAACCAAAGAAAGAAGAGATTATGAAGATGATAAATCAAGTGGATCCAGAAGGTACAGGAAAAATGAATTTCAACGACTTCTTGACTTTGATGACTCAAAAAATGGTAAGTTAGCTCTTCAAGACCACAAAGTCACAGGAAAAGTCATGTTACCCTCTGTAGTGAAGGTACTACTGCTGTCACTTTTTTTGCTATTGTCTTTCTTTAACTGGTATATCAACATGATAACCACAAGCAATAAAGCCTATAAACACCAACAATATTACAGTATCTCACATTTTGACAAGGTGCAGTCCCTATATTTCCCCTAATTTTAACTGCACCCCTcctactgttttttaaaaacaagtccaGTTTCTCTTTGGTTTGTATAGAAAGAATGCGGTAAGTGCAGTGCCTTATTAAGTTCCTTTTTAGCTTCTAGGGTTTGTAATGTCATTGGGTTTGTCCTCTTTTTCTACCCTGAATGATGTTTGATCTCCTAGGACCTATGTCACAAAGGCTGTCACCAAGACCAAGCATTGATGTAGGGGAGGACAGAGGGGTTATACAGTAATGAATAACTGCAGTGTTTCATTACTCATGTATTTTATGTTCTACTTGTTAAGTGCGACAAAGATTCCAAAGAAGAAGTCCTGAAAGCTTTCAAGCTCTTTGATGATGATGAAACTGGGACCATATCGTTTGAGAATCTCAAACGTGTATCCAAGGAGTTGGGCGAGGACATAACTGATGAAGAGCTGCAGGTTTGTAATGCACCCGCCTGGAACCCAGAATTCCTGGTTAGAGCTCTGGGTGACTCTTCTGAGTTACATTTTGTCTGATGTGAGCACCACTTTGAAGGAAAACTAGTGTTTTTTCTTGTCCCTCTGTTGACCACTTAATTTCCCTTTTGTA
The sequence above is a segment of the Myotis daubentonii chromosome X, mMyoDau2.1, whole genome shotgun sequence genome. Coding sequences within it:
- the CETN2 gene encoding centrin-2 produces the protein MDPKKPQLPRGAFSLPPLNPQPARSRPPFMRGPLAKLFQAKEDTEPPKAAASHKKTNVASSSQPKRMTPKLEFNAQQIQELRQAFDLFDTDSTGTIDVRELKVVLRAMGFEPKKEEIMKMINQVDPEGTGKMNFNDFLTLMTQKMCDKDSKEEVLKAFKLFDDDETGTISFENLKRVSKELGEDITDEELQEMIEKADRDGDGKVDEEDFLRMMKRTSLH